A region from the Pseudonocardia petroleophila genome encodes:
- a CDS encoding DUF1152 domain-containing protein has protein sequence MRTLIVAAGGGGDAITGAAIGGRQATSGPPIVMTYSWDRLMVDPLPGPRSAADFTGLRQLAPHVLEVVAMTTPIGGAGSSLPRLAAELPARLLLLDPSGGAVGMARQIAATVEFFQLDDIDLIDVGGDALTNGDDPGLRSPLADQLAIAACVRTGIPTRLLIAGAGLDGELPAAVVGERLAQLDAHSRPNLDEQVIAPVRHVFEWHPSEASGLLAAAAAGRRGRVEVRDAGDHVEMTDATTAIWAVDAERAAHFTPAARLTETESLEEAEQIVRDATGISEIAYETKKAVQLADRPVHEPTTADLPAVDGFADDARTHGAAFVSVRRLSELLGASTLSAFATLTDLLAADRPGRYEPSIYRTTADT, from the coding sequence GTGCGGACACTGATTGTCGCCGCCGGAGGCGGGGGAGACGCCATCACCGGCGCCGCGATCGGCGGCCGCCAGGCCACGTCCGGCCCGCCGATCGTCATGACCTACTCATGGGATCGACTCATGGTCGACCCGCTTCCCGGTCCGCGGTCCGCCGCCGACTTCACCGGCCTGCGCCAGCTCGCGCCGCACGTGCTCGAAGTGGTCGCCATGACCACCCCCATCGGTGGCGCCGGCTCATCACTCCCCAGGCTTGCGGCCGAGCTGCCTGCCCGGCTGCTCTTGCTCGACCCGAGTGGGGGAGCGGTCGGCATGGCCCGCCAGATCGCGGCCACCGTCGAGTTCTTCCAGCTCGACGACATCGACCTCATCGACGTCGGAGGCGACGCCCTCACCAACGGCGACGACCCCGGACTACGCAGTCCGCTTGCCGACCAGCTCGCGATCGCTGCATGCGTCCGGACCGGTATCCCGACGCGATTGCTCATCGCCGGCGCGGGCCTCGACGGTGAGCTTCCGGCTGCGGTCGTCGGGGAGCGCCTGGCCCAGCTCGACGCGCATTCCCGGCCCAATCTCGACGAACAGGTCATCGCTCCTGTCCGGCATGTGTTCGAGTGGCATCCCTCCGAGGCATCCGGGCTGCTCGCCGCCGCAGCTGCCGGGCGACGAGGACGAGTCGAGGTCCGTGACGCCGGCGACCACGTCGAGATGACCGACGCCACCACCGCGATCTGGGCTGTCGATGCCGAACGAGCAGCCCACTTCACTCCTGCAGCACGTCTGACCGAGACCGAGTCGCTCGAAGAAGCTGAGCAGATCGTCCGCGATGCCACGGGGATCTCTGAGATCGCATACGAGACCAAGAAGGCCGTGCAGTTAGCCGATCGTCCGGTGCACGAGCCGACCACGGCTGATCTTCCAGCCGTCGACGGATTCGCCGATGATGCTCGAACCCACGGAGCGGCATTCGTCAGCGTGCGCCGGTTGTCGGAGCTGCTAGGTGCGTCCACGTTGTCCGCGTTCGCCACCTTGACCGACTTACTTGCGGCAGACCGTCCGGGTCGCTACGAGCCATCGATCTACCGGACCACCGCCGACACATAG